The Lactuca sativa cultivar Salinas chromosome 2, Lsat_Salinas_v11, whole genome shotgun sequence genome includes the window TAGTTATAATTAAAAATTTATCAAATGCATGTTAGAAAATaagtaatttaatttttaaataaataataataataaaattttaataccTGATAACTTTAATCTCTGTCGTTGATTATAAAGAATTCCATCCACCAAATACTCCCATGTATTTTCCCAAACAACTTCTGGTTTAGACATATTGTTACACATCAACAATGTGGCAAATAAGAATCGTAGATAAAAACCAGATCCAGAATGACTTGCTTCTTTAATTGCATCGATGTATTCTTTGTCATCATCCAAAAGCCCAAGAGCATAACAAGCATCTCTAAAAGACAAATATTCTTCACCATTTACTGTGCGGATCTCTTCAAATGATCTCGGACCTTTCACCTTATTTAAaagaatccttaagaaataaGCTTCCTCTAGATTAGGTGAAACCGAATGAATTCTACCAATGCACTTTCCTACTTTCTTAGGCTTCCAAAACCTATCCTTACGATTCCAAACAAACTTTGTAGGAAACTCAACATACGTAAGTTTTTGTGCATCACGAGAAATTACATTACACTCCATCCAAGCTGTGAACATTGAAGCAGCAACAGAAGGTTTGTCCAAAACATCATCAATATCATCGTCTTCCCCATATACAATCTGCTGTTGGCCAGGAAGATGAAAAGGTAGTCTAACTACAGAAGGATATCTGTAATGAACATCATATGTAAAAATTCGCCATGATGCTTCACATGCAGATAAATATCTACAATCGTAATATTCATTTATTTCATCGACCGCATCATGATTATCACAATCATTGTTGCTTCGTACAACGACAATTGTAGCTCTATCAGGTCCTTTGTTTATGTATTTGAATAAATACTTTATAGATGATCCCTGATTGCACCATTCAACATTAATATGTGCCTGATATCTTTTCAATAGATATTTGTTGTAGGGGATAACATTTCTATTATCCAACTTGACACCTGATTTTTCAACAAAATGACCATTGTTTCTTCTCCTATATAAGGGAAAACCATCCTGATCAACAGATGTATGATTGCAgaattgctttgaaaagtttttagAGCACTTTTTGTCCACCATGCATGGGCAATTGATATTTGCAGCTCCACATGGACCATGAATCATGAACTCACTCACAAGTGAATACAATTCAGGATCTTCATCTTTGTTTGGTATTTCGGCGGATATTATGGGATCGATTAATTCAACAGTGGGTAGCTTGTAGTCAGAATGCATGAATAGACATATATGACTATGTGGCAAACCTCTTTTTTGAAATTCAATTGTATAAACAACTGCAAAATATTTTGCACAAAAAAATATGGTTAGACCATAagcaaaatgttaaaaatatgaaataaaaaGCATTTAATCTCATGAATTATGAAATAAGTTAATTTTAAATACCTGCTTGAACTATGCCGAAGATATGATTCTTCCTTAAGTCTTTAATAAATGCATCAAACTTGATCTTGAACAACCTACATAGTATATCAGGTCTGTCTTCTGGTTGAAGTGAAGTATCCTTAAGAAACCTTTTCACCTCTGGCCATTTGGGATTACACGTAAAGGTTATGAAGAAATCAGGATATCCAAACCATTTACATAACGACATGGCATCCAAATAGTTTTGAAGCATATAGCGTGCACCACCAGTAAATGATGAAGGTAATATCACACGTTGTCCGACGTTGGAGATACTTGTAGCTCCTTGAGCTTTTTGCTTACGTAAATTCTCATAAGCCTCGCATCTAAGAACATGTTGTTGTCTGCGTATGTAATGCAATCTCTCACTTTCAGTCATAGTATACGCATCTACCATAAATTGTTGAAACAATCTTTTTGAAGTAAGAATCAATGAGAACGAATGATCCCTGTCTTGAATTCTAAAAGCGAAAAATTCTCTCATTGTACATGTCGCCCGCTTGTTGTTGGTTGTGTCTGTAATACCTCTATGAAGAATGTCAACACTGTAACCATCATCCCCATATGGAAATAGTAGTGGATATTGGAGAGGAAGGTAAGAAGGATGCAATTCATTGATACGTTGTAGAAAACCCGATTTTGTTTGAACAAAGATATCTCTATTTTCAATCGAATCTGAAATGTCACCTACATTTAAAGCTGCAACCTCAGAAGCAGTTGGTAGGTTATATGTTCTTCCATCACAATTCCTTTTCCCGATAATTCTTAACTTCATATCAACGTGAGGATTTTTTTGAAAAGCATCTCTTACCATTCTATAAGAGCTAACCAAGACATTATTTGAATCTAGCATGACCTTCAATTCTTCAataatatcattatcaaatgATGTAGATTGATGGTTTTCCCCACTAAATGAATGGAAAATATAAATAACatcagcaatatatatatatatatatatatatatatatatatatatatatatatatatatatatattaaaatagagTATGAATAAGAAAATTGAAAATTTACCGAAAACATCTCTGCCTATTTGAATTTTCATTATCAGTATCATAAATGTATAACTGAGAGAATTTTGGTTGCGATCCTTTTGCTGGTAAAAGACTTCCAATACTATGATAATTTTGGCCACCAAGTCTGAAAATGTATGGAGCATTTCCTCTATTGATTGAAAAATCAATCTTACCACCCATCGATGTAAAAGAAAACATTGAATTGTAACGTCGTATATTTTTCCTGAAGTTTTTGCTTTTACAATCGTTTGATTGAAACATTCTTTCATAAGTTGGTGGTGCCTTTTTTTTAAATCAGGTAGTTGAACCTTGCCATAACCACAACATAATGAAAATTTTGTGCTCTTTTTTTGTTTGCCTCTAATGGATTCATTTGTCCATAACTTTGCACGACATGTTTGGCATACAACAATCTGATCACCATGATCCAAATATTCTGTAAAAAAATTAAGTGTTATTAATATAATACTAACTTTATAAATATATACCATATAGGATTTGATttgtaaaaaataataaaaagggtATATTTTTGTTTACCTTTGGAAATACCAACGATTAAGTTTTCAGATACGACCTCATGTATATTTTCTACATCTGCTGTCAAGTCAATTAATGAAATATGAGATAAATGTTTCGATTTCCTTTTTAATTTATGACATCCTGGATTTAACATGATCGATGATGAAGATTGACATATTGTAGATGCAATTCTGGATGTCATATAAAGCACATAGTAGTTACTTTTATTTGCTAACGTTGAAGTGTGGTAGTTATTGAAACCAATGTTAGCTGAAACAAATAatagtaaattaaaaaaaaaagattataaaTTTATTAGAGAATGCATCATagtaaatttaaaaacaaaattattaCCATTTGTAATGTTAGATAACGAAGTTCTAACATTTATGTATGAAGGAGAAAATTGTAAGAGCGTATTTTCATTTCCTCGAGATCTATATGAATGAACATTTTCATTTTGAAGAACAACGCTCTTAAATTGATCtgcaaaaaaatatattataaaaattgaAGACATGACGTAAAAAACAAAGTAAGAAGGTAAAATTATATAAGATTATAGGGTAATAACATAAAAAGATGAGAATTTATGTATTGTATTTTTCAGCTAAAGTGTAAAACGTGGTTGATTTTAATAAGAAAATTACAGCTATCCATGTTTTTTAAGACATGTGGAGTTGATGGATTTAGAATGCTGGATCTTGTATTTGTTGTCTTCAATCGCTTATTATCCAAATATAATTTTCTCCGTCTTCTATTCTCTTTTGCTTGCAAGTAGTAGatatagttgtttttttttttgcataaggAATATAAGCATATGATATAAAGTTAACAATAGGTAGATAATTGTATTGATATAGAATATTAATAATAGTGAAGAAATAAATGTACTTTTGTAACCTTTGTTAAAAAATATTCCAGATGATGAAGATTCAACGTACAACGAAGCATATAATATATTTGCTTTTTCTTGTCATGTTAATACGGGTTGGTGTTAGAATAGTACATATTTTTATGCTAttaaaaaatatacaaagaacttaaaaaatatgtaaaaataaaattaaaaaatggtAAATGATAAACATACCGTTGTTAATTGAAGAAAGAACATTAGTAGCGGTTGAAGATTGTTGGATTGATGTAGCAGACAAATTAACGTGTTGTCTATTTTCTAAGTAAAAAGTATTTAATTTTCTAGTCTTTTTAGAATTAACCGACTTCATGATCTGCTTGTGTTATGAACAATTAACACAATTTAGTTAATAAAATAAATGCTATGCACATAATTAATAAAACAACACAAccggatttattatttaaaattagaCGATAGCCAtggaaaaaaataattaaagTAAATATAATATAAGTGGGACCATAGTTGTAATGTAGTTACAATCTAATATTTTTATGTCAagaaaacataaatataaaataatgacAATACCACTAAATCATTTGTCTTAAAAATGATTTGTACATCAATATTATATACATCAATAccactaattttttttaaattacaaattataatatataATTGCAGTTTAGTATTGTCATTATAGTCATAGATTTATTATaggttaataatttttttttactttatacaCTTTGAAATGTATAATTTATCATTAAGATCCCCTATTTTCAAATATTGGCAGCCACGTATGAAACATCCCTAACCTCCTAAACCTAACGTACGAATCTACATTTCTCCATTTCTAGGTATTCGAAAAACAAAGAAATGATGAATGGATGGGCACAATTAAACATAGCCCTAAACATATCTATCCAATTGACTACAAATCTCGTATGTGGCGTACAAAAAATGAAATGGAGCTATTATTCAGAATGTGTATGTAGGTCAGAACCTTGACGATTAAACAACATAGAACGATTTGTCTCGATATTCTCCAAAATCAGGAAATCAGAAGGATGCGATTAGTTACATATTATCGTGTGTTTTGAAATGGAATGTGGAACGATTCGGAAGAGGATATCGTCACCAGCATGAGTCAACATAAGCAATGATGAATCAGAATAAAGTATGAAGGCTAAGAAATGATGAATCAGAGGAAGTTGTCAACGTTCTACAAGTTTGTCCATTTCTATCGATGAAGGAAGTGACGAAGGTAAAAGATGTCGAAGAGAAACTTACAACCAAAGTCGATGTCGAACTCAGAGACTTACATCAATTAATAGTCGATGTCGAACTCAGAGACTGAAGAAACGAAAAATTGGGGGTTGAAGACAGCAAGATTGAAGGTAAGAGATGGTCAAGTGTTTGttaatgttaagttttattaacAGAACATACATTATTGGGAAGAAATTTACCTGGTTTTGTTTTTGCAGAAATCTTGTTTATAAAGATATTAGCGAAAACTGAAGAACTTCAAAAGAATACCTCGAAATCGATTAAGAATGGAAACACAATCAGGTATCTTTCAATTTGCTAAAAGTTTTGAATTTAGGATTGTGTgagtattattttaaaattttgagatTTGAATTTGCTAAACATTAGGCTTAATTTTGTGCAAAATTATTCactgatttatattaatatgagTAAATAAAAGAATACCTTGAAGTTTCATTTTTTGTGATATTtgttaatattatttaatttagattgtattttaaaattttatttgtgcaaaaataatttcatattaaaaaaaatcaccgTGTGttgaaaacaatatatatatatatatatatatatatatatatatatatatatatatatatatatatatatatatatttagtatTATGCATAATTCTTGTATTTGGAAACTAAAACTTATTAATTTGTTTATTGTACCTTACATTTTTCTTATTTATTCAAAACAAAAGAACCTAAAAAACTAATTATTATGTTATCATATTTGATTCAAAAGTAGATACGGATATCTGAAAAGTAATTATATGCTCAATAAATTAATTGTTTTAATCCTGAATAGGAAAATTATGATCAGATACCAGAAAGGGAGATCCAAAACTCTTAGGTTTTACTTTCAAATATAATAATCTTATAAATCACAATGAACAAACAATTGTCAACCATCTTTTGTTTAACCTATTAAACCCTATTGATGTGTTGATTGATAAAGATTACAAACCATTGAGCTGATGTTTCTCTTAGATGGACTGTTTTGCCCTTTTGGTTTTGCTATAAGTTGGAATGTTTTTCCCTTTTGTGTTGGGTGGCTTCATTTATGTTGTTTACTACTTG containing:
- the LOC128132460 gene encoding uncharacterized protein LOC128132460 — encoded protein: MVRDAFQKNPHVDMKLRIIGKRNCDGRTYNLPTASEVAALNVGDISDSIENRDIFVQTKSGFLQRINELHPSYLPLQYPLLFPYGDDGYSVDILHRGITDTTNNKRATCTMREFFAFRIQDRDHSFSLILTSKRLFQQFMVDAYTMTESERLHYIRRQQHVLRCEAYENLRKQKAQGATSISNVGQRVILPSSFTGGARYMLQNYLDAMSLCKWFGYPDFFITFTCNPKWPEVKRFLKDTSLQPEDRPDILCRLFKIKFDAFIKDLRKNHIFGIVQAVVYTIEFQKRGLPHSHICLFMHSDYKLPTVELIDPIISAEIPNKDEDPELYSLVSEFMIHGPCGAANINCPCMVDKKCSKNFSKQFCNHTSVDQDGFPLYRRRNNGHFVEKSGVKLDNRNVIPYNKYLLKRYQAHINVEWCNQGSSIKYLFKYINKGPDRATIVVVRSNNDCDNHDAVDEINEYYDCRYLSACEASWRIFTYDVHYRYPSVVRLPFHLPGQQQIVYGEDDDIDDVLDKPSVAASMFTAWMECNVISRDAQKLTYVEFPTKFVWNRKDRFWKPKKVGKCIGRIHSVSPNLEEAYFLRILLNKVKGPRSFEEIRTVNGEEYLSFRDACYALGLLDDDKEYIDAIKEASHSGSGFYLRFLFATLLMCNNMSKPEVVWENTWEYLVDGILYNQRQRLKLSGLTLSEDRLINLTLYEIEQILLRNNNTLKNYKNMPYPDVDFVSSSNNRLITEELDYDISL